The Stieleria sp. JC731 genome has a segment encoding these proteins:
- a CDS encoding alpha/beta hydrolase fold domain-containing protein yields the protein MLPPSNSLPTTPPSAMLFHYARRLATGLTLGIIIVLSPCVSRAQDNSNDQMQRADDQLRAAGAEVEIYKTTTDADGNAVELKAYVFEPDSSVSDDNRPAIVFFFGGGWRSGTPAQFLEHCKYLSARGMVAITAEYRVSSRQGTKAVACVSDGKSAIRWVRQNAKRLKVDPDHIVAAGGSAGGHVAACTEMINGFDEPAEDASVSSRPNALALFNPAVILGKVDTQYPLDEDKIRELPERMGVEPVQLSPYHQVSEKHPPTIIFHGKADTTVPFWTVEMFHQKLRQSGAQSKLVGFEGYGHGFFNYGRGDNSSYANSIALLDQFLIEEGFVAAHKSPKSEDSKQAETTVVTLDLDQQKDRQVIVDREAGQYLGHPTTCLLEDGKTILCVYPKGHGAGPIVYRRSSDGGKTWGERLPTPDNWSTSREVPTLHRVVDASGKKRIIMWSGLYPARLAVSEDDGKTWSPLRQVGDWGGIVVMGFVEKLSTGPGHYMAMFHDDGRFFTKDGERTGVFTLYKTFSDDGGLTWSDPESVYQSSQIHLCEPGCIRSPDGKRLAVLLRENSRNKNSHLIISDDEGKTWTSPKELPLVLTGDRHTGKYTDDGRLVVSYRCISAKKDQRSRPFEGDWVAWVGSWDDLIDGTNGDYFVRLKDNTKSYDTAYPGVEVLPDDTIVTTTYGHWDQGEPPYIISVRFKLSELDALAAETFGIAD from the coding sequence ATGTTGCCGCCTTCGAATTCCCTGCCCACCACCCCACCCTCCGCCATGCTGTTCCACTACGCCCGCCGACTTGCCACCGGTTTGACCCTTGGGATTATCATTGTCCTATCGCCTTGCGTTTCGCGAGCACAGGACAACAGCAATGATCAAATGCAACGTGCGGATGATCAACTTCGAGCAGCTGGTGCAGAAGTCGAAATTTACAAGACGACAACCGACGCCGATGGAAATGCTGTCGAGTTAAAGGCCTACGTATTTGAGCCCGATTCGAGCGTCTCGGACGACAATCGTCCCGCGATCGTGTTTTTCTTCGGCGGTGGCTGGCGAAGCGGAACTCCCGCACAGTTTCTAGAACATTGCAAATACCTTTCCGCCCGAGGCATGGTCGCGATCACGGCTGAATACCGTGTGTCCAGTCGACAGGGAACCAAAGCGGTTGCTTGTGTCAGCGATGGCAAATCCGCAATTCGATGGGTTCGTCAAAACGCAAAGCGACTCAAGGTCGATCCTGATCACATCGTTGCCGCAGGCGGATCGGCAGGAGGACACGTAGCCGCGTGCACGGAAATGATCAACGGCTTTGATGAGCCCGCCGAGGATGCCAGCGTTAGCAGTCGACCCAACGCGCTGGCACTATTTAACCCCGCAGTGATCCTGGGAAAAGTTGATACACAATACCCATTGGACGAGGACAAAATTCGTGAACTGCCAGAACGCATGGGCGTTGAACCGGTTCAGCTTTCGCCCTACCACCAGGTTAGCGAAAAGCATCCGCCAACGATCATCTTTCATGGCAAAGCCGACACAACGGTCCCGTTTTGGACGGTAGAGATGTTTCATCAAAAGCTTCGGCAATCCGGTGCTCAGTCCAAACTGGTTGGGTTTGAAGGATATGGACATGGCTTCTTCAACTATGGCCGTGGTGACAACTCAAGCTATGCCAACTCCATCGCGCTGCTAGACCAGTTCTTGATCGAAGAAGGATTCGTGGCTGCTCATAAAAGCCCAAAGTCCGAGGATTCCAAACAAGCTGAAACGACAGTCGTGACGCTTGATCTCGATCAACAAAAAGACCGACAAGTCATCGTCGATCGCGAAGCAGGACAATACCTCGGTCATCCGACAACATGCTTGCTGGAGGATGGCAAAACCATCTTATGCGTCTATCCCAAAGGCCATGGCGCGGGGCCCATCGTTTATCGACGCAGTAGCGATGGTGGAAAGACTTGGGGCGAACGATTGCCAACGCCTGACAATTGGTCAACCTCTCGCGAGGTTCCTACGCTTCATCGCGTTGTTGATGCGTCTGGAAAGAAACGCATCATCATGTGGAGCGGACTTTATCCGGCCCGGTTGGCTGTTTCAGAAGACGATGGCAAAACCTGGAGTCCACTTCGTCAGGTAGGCGATTGGGGCGGCATCGTCGTGATGGGGTTTGTTGAAAAGCTCTCAACCGGTCCAGGCCACTACATGGCGATGTTTCACGATGACGGACGCTTTTTCACAAAGGACGGAGAACGCACCGGTGTCTTCACACTCTACAAAACCTTTTCGGACGATGGCGGCCTGACCTGGTCCGACCCCGAATCGGTCTATCAGTCTTCCCAGATCCATCTTTGCGAACCGGGCTGCATTCGTTCCCCCGACGGCAAACGTCTGGCGGTTTTGTTAAGAGAAAACTCCCGAAATAAAAACTCACACCTGATCATCTCTGATGACGAGGGCAAAACTTGGACTTCGCCCAAAGAGCTTCCACTGGTTTTGACAGGCGATCGTCACACCGGAAAATATACCGATGACGGTCGGTTGGTTGTCAGCTATCGCTGCATCTCTGCTAAGAAAGATCAGCGATCACGACCGTTCGAAGGCGACTGGGTCGCTTGGGTCGGTTCCTGGGACGATCTGATTGACGGAACCAACGGCGATTACTTTGTTCGCCTTAAAGACAACACTAAATCGTACGACACGGCCTATCCAGGTGTCGAAGTGCTCCCCGACGATACCATTGTGACAACGACCTACGGACATTGGGATCAGGGCGAACCGCCGTACATCATTAGCGTGCGATTCAAGTTATCCGAATTGGACGCGTTGGCTGCTGAAACGTTTGGGATTGCCGACTGA
- a CDS encoding family 16 glycoside hydrolase, with translation MRLPTTMIFMLLCLTVSIAGADDTPADQATGNTFTSADWWETLDGRPVTESWEFSENEIRLQNPRGGKGSLISPPLPSNFVLSWKWKIEDRCNTGVKYRVRRFGDHLFSNSYLGIEYQIIDEKSGDGSKGSTASIYDLVAPNPDKVLHPAGEWNESKVVANGNQLRHYLNGQLVAEAITEGPSWDLSIALSKFYGSARFGMPGDQDRIMLTDHGGKAVYRDFQFVSISDPIESQVRSASGPSLGNGIKNSWADQNSIVIWTRTTAHKEMASDGTPFISLTALEANRLSKSTDQEAIHAAQIPEGKPLDEMFGACPAMPGKVRLTYFPEKQRYNMRTTSWKTTSLESDCTAQWVLEDLKPGTKYAVVVEARPVDGDYASDVIRGAFETAPPDDADKSVKFCFTTCHDFIRRDDGMRGHKIYPVMRSMNPDFVVHAGDIEYYDKADPWAMTLPLMRFKWGRIFALPSNRDFYSNTTSYFLKDDHDTLKNDCWKGQRYGTVTFDEGVRLFNEEQFPSHPTRYKSVRWGDALEIWLLEGRDFRSPNNIPDGPDKTILGEEQKAWLLQTLRDSDATFKVICSPTPIVGPDRKNKHDNHANEVFEFEGNQIRKALSELENVIVLCGDRHWQYASTDPETGLWEFGCGPGSEKHQLGWKEGDERPMHQFLRVAGGFLSGQVRYQDGEPTLTLKHRTVTGDEVSRFTFPVEPQPVKPQPVQPKEKQE, from the coding sequence GTGCGACTTCCAACGACGATGATTTTCATGCTGCTGTGTTTGACAGTGTCGATCGCAGGTGCAGATGACACGCCAGCGGATCAGGCGACAGGCAACACCTTTACATCAGCGGATTGGTGGGAAACGCTCGATGGTCGTCCCGTCACCGAGTCGTGGGAATTCAGCGAGAACGAAATTCGTTTACAAAACCCACGGGGCGGAAAAGGAAGTTTGATATCGCCGCCACTGCCTTCGAACTTCGTGTTGTCTTGGAAATGGAAGATCGAAGATCGGTGCAACACGGGTGTGAAGTACCGTGTTCGTCGATTCGGCGATCATCTGTTTTCCAACAGCTACCTGGGGATCGAATATCAAATCATTGACGAGAAATCGGGTGATGGTTCAAAGGGCAGTACCGCAAGTATCTATGACTTGGTTGCTCCGAACCCGGACAAGGTGCTTCATCCGGCAGGGGAATGGAACGAGTCGAAAGTGGTCGCCAATGGCAATCAGTTGCGGCACTACTTGAATGGTCAATTGGTTGCCGAAGCGATAACGGAGGGACCGAGTTGGGACCTGAGTATCGCGCTGAGCAAGTTTTATGGCTCCGCACGGTTTGGAATGCCGGGTGATCAGGATCGAATCATGTTGACCGATCATGGCGGCAAAGCGGTCTATCGAGACTTTCAATTTGTTTCGATCTCCGATCCTATCGAATCGCAAGTCCGAAGTGCGTCGGGCCCATCCTTAGGAAACGGAATCAAGAACAGTTGGGCCGATCAAAATTCCATTGTGATTTGGACCAGGACAACTGCGCACAAGGAAATGGCATCCGACGGAACACCTTTCATTTCGTTGACCGCGTTAGAGGCAAATCGGCTATCCAAGAGTACTGACCAAGAAGCGATTCATGCGGCGCAGATTCCCGAAGGCAAACCGTTGGATGAAATGTTTGGAGCCTGCCCTGCGATGCCCGGAAAGGTGCGTCTGACATACTTTCCAGAAAAGCAACGCTACAACATGCGGACGACATCATGGAAAACGACTTCGCTCGAAAGCGACTGTACCGCACAGTGGGTATTGGAAGACTTAAAGCCCGGTACCAAGTACGCTGTCGTTGTTGAAGCAAGGCCGGTCGATGGCGACTATGCCAGTGACGTGATTCGGGGTGCGTTCGAAACCGCACCGCCGGATGATGCTGACAAGTCCGTCAAGTTCTGTTTCACAACCTGTCACGATTTCATTCGACGAGACGATGGGATGCGGGGACACAAGATCTATCCGGTGATGCGATCGATGAATCCGGATTTCGTCGTTCACGCGGGAGACATCGAGTACTACGACAAGGCCGACCCGTGGGCGATGACGTTGCCTTTGATGCGTTTCAAGTGGGGACGTATTTTCGCACTGCCCAGTAATCGTGATTTCTATTCAAACACCACCAGCTACTTCTTGAAAGACGACCATGACACATTAAAGAACGATTGTTGGAAAGGCCAACGTTACGGAACTGTCACGTTCGACGAAGGAGTGCGACTTTTCAACGAAGAGCAATTTCCATCGCATCCGACGCGATACAAGTCGGTGCGTTGGGGCGATGCGCTAGAAATCTGGTTGCTAGAAGGACGTGATTTTCGAAGCCCGAACAATATACCCGACGGGCCTGACAAAACGATCCTTGGTGAAGAGCAGAAAGCGTGGCTACTGCAAACCCTTCGTGATAGTGATGCAACATTCAAGGTGATTTGCAGTCCAACCCCGATCGTCGGACCGGACCGCAAGAATAAGCACGACAATCACGCCAACGAGGTTTTTGAATTCGAAGGAAACCAAATTCGAAAAGCGTTGTCAGAGCTGGAAAATGTAATTGTCCTGTGTGGCGACCGGCACTGGCAATATGCATCGACCGATCCAGAGACTGGCCTTTGGGAATTTGGTTGTGGTCCCGGTAGCGAGAAGCACCAATTGGGTTGGAAAGAAGGTGACGAACGACCGATGCACCAATTTCTAAGGGTGGCCGGTGGATTTTTGTCAGGGCAAGTTCGCTATCAGGACGGCGAACCGACATTGACGCTAAAACATCGCACCGTCACCGGGGATGAAGTCAGTCGATTCACGTTTCCAGTTGAACCACAGCCAGTCAAACCACAGCCAGTTCAGCCGAAGGAAAAACAGGAATAA
- a CDS encoding transglutaminase-like domain-containing protein: MTTSHFYSRRHLLKRFALQTVAGATAISVPSQSFGQELSFEEQEASRWRIGLVLNTPVACANVLATFPIPTDWPEQTVTLRSQNVTPNVQWKVRDLPGGAKQVVVQIPRVAAGSTVEALFEFDIARSRILPPDETSSLVIPKRISRDLKLFTGTSPFIDLNHRLIRTAAKEIEEKESENAWQRAEQIYDYVRDKVEYTEGELKNASDALKDGTGDCEEMTSLFVALCRNLDIPARVVWIPDHCYPEFYLEDEAGEGHWYPCQAAGTRQFGRMDEIRPVLQKGDRFRLPEKRVPVRYISEYFRCDRRGSGTPDPQFIRLKIEG, encoded by the coding sequence ATGACCACCAGTCATTTCTATTCTCGCCGTCATCTACTGAAACGATTCGCTTTGCAAACCGTTGCGGGAGCCACAGCGATTTCGGTTCCGTCACAAAGTTTCGGTCAAGAACTTAGCTTTGAGGAACAAGAGGCATCTCGCTGGCGAATCGGACTGGTGCTCAATACGCCTGTGGCTTGCGCCAACGTTCTGGCAACGTTTCCCATTCCCACCGATTGGCCAGAACAGACCGTCACCTTGCGTAGCCAAAACGTGACACCGAACGTTCAATGGAAAGTCCGTGATTTGCCCGGCGGCGCAAAACAAGTCGTTGTCCAGATCCCGCGTGTCGCCGCAGGATCTACAGTCGAGGCACTCTTTGAATTCGACATCGCCCGCTCAAGAATCCTGCCGCCCGACGAAACCTCTTCACTCGTGATTCCCAAAAGGATTTCACGTGACCTAAAGCTGTTCACTGGCACGAGTCCATTCATCGACTTAAACCATCGGCTTATCCGCACAGCTGCTAAGGAAATCGAAGAAAAGGAATCTGAAAACGCCTGGCAGCGGGCTGAACAGATCTACGACTACGTCAGAGACAAAGTCGAATACACCGAGGGCGAACTGAAAAATGCTTCAGACGCGTTGAAAGACGGCACCGGTGATTGCGAAGAAATGACCAGCCTATTCGTGGCACTTTGCAGGAACCTTGATATTCCCGCCCGAGTCGTTTGGATCCCCGACCACTGTTACCCCGAGTTTTATCTCGAAGACGAAGCCGGTGAAGGTCACTGGTATCCGTGCCAAGCAGCCGGAACACGACAGTTCGGCCGAATGGACGAAATTCGACCAGTCCTTCAGAAAGGCGATCGATTTCGACTTCCTGAAAAGCGGGTTCCGGTGCGATACATCTCCGAATACTTTCGTTGTGATCGCCGAGGAAGCGGAACACCGGATCCGCAATTCATTCGCCTAAAAATCGAAGGGTAA
- a CDS encoding alpha/beta hydrolase: protein MRLRIIPCLPFVPPLSLYLIATMLLNVMTDSVMHAVRCCAVPLRSLLLVAMIAIGGAPFGLNSVLANESIVDLESGSDAGVSELDLAESSDGDVQSEIELTDAELADCVSLASINPSCCERVFLFSTRHLPFDACRAPLEETPYKAWQIECGQSRSIEAQEYFASLRPDRPVVIYVHGNRMPASNIVNRAMQVRQTIKCNLDQPVDWLIFSWPSAQEGIAVHDVRRKADRCDAQSLYLATVMRAHVEAGTPLAVVGFSFGGRVVTGALHALAGGTLSGRTIPGPKIEGAAVDVGLVAPAIESNWLASCGYHRMATKNMDQLFLMYNRRDAVLKRYWLLEKVRSQTALGYSGPSSFAPRYDGTRLPVRSRDFSGSVRLRHVEMDYYENGCGCDFARLISDAGSQSY from the coding sequence ATGCGTCTGCGAATCATTCCGTGCCTTCCTTTCGTCCCGCCTTTGTCGCTTTACTTGATTGCCACCATGTTGTTGAACGTGATGACCGATAGCGTGATGCACGCGGTTCGCTGCTGCGCTGTACCGCTGCGATCTCTTTTGTTGGTTGCGATGATCGCGATCGGAGGGGCACCTTTTGGGCTGAACTCTGTATTGGCGAATGAATCGATCGTCGATTTGGAAAGTGGCAGCGACGCAGGCGTTTCTGAATTGGACCTTGCAGAGTCGAGCGACGGGGATGTTCAAAGCGAGATCGAATTGACCGATGCCGAATTGGCTGATTGTGTTTCCTTGGCGTCGATCAACCCATCGTGCTGTGAACGTGTGTTTTTGTTTTCAACACGGCATTTGCCTTTCGATGCTTGCCGGGCACCGCTGGAGGAAACTCCTTACAAAGCATGGCAGATCGAGTGTGGACAAAGTCGATCAATCGAAGCGCAGGAATACTTCGCCTCACTACGACCCGACCGCCCTGTCGTTATCTATGTCCATGGCAACCGGATGCCGGCGTCTAATATCGTCAATCGTGCAATGCAGGTACGCCAGACGATCAAATGCAATCTGGATCAACCGGTCGATTGGCTGATCTTTAGTTGGCCAAGTGCACAGGAAGGCATTGCTGTGCATGACGTTCGCCGCAAGGCAGACCGATGTGATGCACAGAGTCTTTATCTGGCTACGGTGATGCGGGCACATGTCGAAGCCGGGACTCCGCTGGCCGTTGTTGGTTTCAGTTTTGGCGGCCGCGTTGTTACCGGGGCGCTTCACGCATTGGCTGGCGGTACGCTGAGTGGACGCACAATTCCGGGGCCAAAGATCGAAGGGGCCGCAGTTGATGTCGGTTTGGTCGCCCCGGCAATCGAATCGAACTGGCTGGCCAGTTGTGGGTATCACCGCATGGCGACCAAGAACATGGACCAACTGTTCTTGATGTACAACCGACGCGACGCGGTATTGAAACGATATTGGCTGCTAGAAAAGGTCCGCAGTCAAACGGCACTTGGATATAGCGGTCCTTCGAGCTTCGCGCCACGATACGACGGGACCCGTTTACCCGTTCGGTCACGCGATTTTTCCGGTTCGGTTCGATTACGTCATGTGGAAATGGACTACTACGAAAATGGTTGCGGCTGTGACTTCGCTCGTTTGATCAGCGATGCTGGGAGTCAGAGCTATTAG
- a CDS encoding aminotransferase class IV encodes MAYQNGHWVSAAHLRVSIADPAVTQGVSAVERIRAYRGKLFQVETHLQRWKQSTEVLRVAKLPNRDELLSLIDQTLQKNRAWIAGNENFGVLLLASPGVQGKATFVIDLYAIDEQLIQRRTTSGMPLVVTDVMQPDPSCWPRNIKVRSRLHYYLADQFAQDQDPDAIGVLLDNDGTITETSIANVLIVENGCLVSPFIERILFGVSMQAVVKIAADLKLDWLQEPISPERMSRADEVLLTGSSCGIWFANRIDGQATPSNRPVYQSLRKGFDQLIGKSR; translated from the coding sequence TTGGCATATCAAAATGGCCACTGGGTTTCGGCAGCACATCTGAGGGTATCGATCGCAGATCCGGCGGTCACGCAAGGCGTGTCCGCGGTAGAACGTATCCGCGCCTACCGGGGAAAGCTTTTCCAAGTCGAAACGCACCTTCAGCGTTGGAAGCAAAGCACCGAAGTGCTGCGAGTGGCTAAGTTGCCAAACCGCGACGAACTCCTTTCACTGATTGATCAGACACTTCAGAAGAACCGAGCCTGGATCGCTGGTAACGAGAATTTCGGTGTTTTGCTGCTGGCCTCTCCCGGAGTGCAAGGCAAGGCGACGTTCGTTATCGATCTGTATGCGATTGATGAGCAACTGATACAGAGACGAACCACCAGCGGGATGCCTCTTGTGGTGACGGACGTCATGCAACCTGATCCCTCATGTTGGCCAAGGAACATCAAAGTTCGGTCACGGCTGCACTACTACTTGGCCGATCAGTTTGCCCAGGACCAGGATCCGGACGCGATCGGTGTCTTGCTGGACAACGACGGAACGATCACCGAAACCAGCATTGCCAACGTCTTGATCGTCGAAAACGGATGTTTGGTTTCGCCGTTTATCGAGCGAATTCTGTTTGGCGTATCGATGCAAGCGGTGGTCAAAATCGCAGCTGACCTGAAGCTCGATTGGCTGCAAGAACCGATCTCGCCGGAGCGAATGAGCCGAGCGGATGAGGTATTGCTGACCGGATCAAGTTGCGGGATATGGTTTGCCAACCGTATCGATGGCCAGGCTACCCCCAGCAATCGTCCGGTTTACCAGTCATTGCGAAAAGGATTCGATCAGCTGATTGGTAAATCACGTTAG
- a CDS encoding inositol monophosphatase family protein codes for MSDNLNSILKTAVSASQAGGHVLQRYWHNGIELRDKSEFGGKSYDLVSDADLESQSVIARLLADAYPKHALLGEENLQCDLSAEHLWVIDPLDGTNNFAHHIGHFAVSIGYLRDGVPTVGVVHNPITGDTYTAIRGEGAFRNSQPIHAGKETELSQSMIGCGFYYDRGDMMRSTLAAIEEFFSHDIHGIRRFGTAALDLCAVASGQFGAFFEYKLSPWDFAAGQLIASEAGAIVTDGKGDPLGLSQSSVLAATKAIHPKALAITAKHHP; via the coding sequence ATGTCGGACAACCTGAACTCCATATTGAAGACCGCCGTTTCCGCATCCCAAGCTGGTGGTCACGTTTTGCAGCGGTACTGGCACAATGGCATCGAACTGCGCGACAAGTCCGAATTTGGCGGCAAGAGTTACGATCTGGTCAGTGATGCGGACCTGGAAAGCCAATCCGTGATCGCTCGACTTCTTGCCGATGCGTACCCGAAACACGCATTACTCGGCGAAGAAAACTTGCAATGCGACTTGTCGGCTGAACATCTGTGGGTAATCGACCCCTTAGACGGCACAAATAATTTTGCTCATCACATCGGACACTTTGCCGTATCGATCGGCTACCTACGTGATGGAGTCCCAACGGTCGGTGTCGTTCACAATCCCATCACCGGCGATACCTACACTGCAATCCGCGGCGAAGGCGCCTTTCGAAATTCACAACCGATTCATGCGGGCAAAGAAACCGAACTGTCACAGTCAATGATCGGATGCGGTTTTTACTACGATCGTGGCGACATGATGCGATCAACATTGGCAGCGATCGAAGAATTCTTTTCACACGACATTCATGGGATTCGCCGCTTTGGCACCGCCGCACTGGACCTATGCGCAGTCGCTTCGGGGCAGTTCGGCGCGTTCTTTGAATACAAGTTGTCTCCTTGGGATTTCGCAGCCGGACAATTGATCGCTTCCGAAGCCGGCGCAATTGTTACCGACGGGAAAGGTGATCCACTTGGCTTGTCACAATCAAGCGTGTTGGCTGCGACGAAGGCGATTCATCCGAAGGCTCTGGCGATCACGGCAAAGCATCATCCATAG
- a CDS encoding ATP-binding protein — protein MNDLSSRLAIPLIPAARLGSSTWLLHLRYFAIAGQLVAIVVAVLIGIKLQYDALLALVAMTAVTNVVYGVYLRSESAQPTAELSGETELLSADDPPTVRLITLGLMLLDLMTLTAMLYFSGGPANPFSFFYFVNLAVGGVMIWPRAAWSMTAVAIVGYATILLDSVPVSELGPPLARHEFGLRSIGLMIAFATCASVVTYFVTRTSGSLRAREKELRESQLAKAANRRLEALTTLAAGAAHELATPLSTIDVISRELSRHLEGIEKPESVAEDLRLIDHQLELCRHILHRMRGAAGDSMAQQWYKTTVGDLIDATLEGVRDPHRVDVIDGSEDDENRTLWMPEEAVAQAIRNLIHNGLDASGVNGRVKVESRIDDQFVEFIVTDEGQGMTDEVLGRIGDPFFTTKEPGRGIGLGLYLTRNVVSQLGGSLKFSSIPGRGTLALVKLPVASPENAPNPTTG, from the coding sequence GTGAATGACCTTTCTTCTCGCCTAGCAATCCCGCTTATTCCGGCAGCACGCCTGGGTTCATCGACCTGGCTGTTGCACCTGCGATACTTTGCGATCGCCGGCCAGCTAGTCGCCATCGTCGTGGCCGTACTGATCGGGATCAAGTTGCAATACGACGCGCTACTTGCGCTCGTCGCGATGACCGCGGTCACGAACGTCGTCTATGGCGTCTATCTCCGATCCGAATCGGCCCAGCCGACTGCAGAACTAAGCGGTGAAACAGAGCTACTGTCTGCGGACGATCCCCCGACGGTTCGCTTGATCACTCTTGGCCTGATGCTGCTGGACCTGATGACGCTAACGGCGATGCTGTACTTCAGCGGTGGTCCGGCGAACCCATTCAGTTTTTTCTACTTCGTCAATCTTGCCGTTGGCGGAGTGATGATTTGGCCTCGAGCCGCTTGGTCGATGACTGCGGTTGCCATCGTCGGATACGCAACGATCTTGCTTGATAGTGTCCCAGTTTCTGAATTGGGGCCGCCACTAGCTCGACACGAGTTCGGATTGCGTTCGATCGGTTTGATGATCGCCTTCGCAACCTGTGCATCCGTGGTGACCTACTTCGTGACTCGCACCAGTGGCTCCCTACGCGCCCGCGAAAAAGAGCTGCGTGAAAGCCAACTTGCCAAGGCGGCGAATCGACGACTGGAAGCGTTGACCACACTCGCCGCCGGGGCGGCCCATGAACTTGCCACACCGCTTTCGACAATCGATGTGATCTCACGGGAATTGTCACGGCACCTGGAAGGCATTGAAAAACCCGAATCCGTCGCCGAAGACCTTCGCCTCATCGACCATCAATTGGAACTGTGCCGACACATTTTGCACCGCATGCGTGGTGCCGCGGGCGATTCGATGGCCCAGCAATGGTACAAAACGACGGTGGGCGACCTGATCGATGCGACACTCGAAGGCGTCCGCGATCCCCATCGTGTCGACGTGATCGACGGATCCGAAGACGACGAAAACCGAACCTTGTGGATGCCCGAGGAAGCCGTCGCCCAGGCGATTCGCAACTTGATTCACAATGGCCTCGATGCAAGCGGGGTCAATGGCCGCGTCAAAGTCGAATCGCGAATCGACGATCAGTTCGTCGAATTTATCGTTACCGACGAAGGCCAGGGGATGACCGACGAAGTTCTCGGTCGAATCGGCGATCCGTTCTTTACCACCAAAGAACCAGGTCGCGGCATCGGTTTGGGGCTTTACCTAACCAGGAACGTCGTTTCACAATTGGGTGGGTCGCTAAAGTTTTCGTCCATCCCTGGACGCGGAACCTTGGCCTTGGTCAAACTGCCGGTCGCCAGTCCGGAAAACGCCCCAAACCCAACGACCGGGTAG
- a CDS encoding PP2C family protein-serine/threonine phosphatase — translation MFVQVISTSYFLKQPREKRSVSESWNPGVVCAARTDVGMRRTNNQDSHSMIPAQSRERFDARGHLFVVADGMGAHAAGELASSMATELIAMNYFRSSPMSAKDALHVAVSEANAEIFQRGQKNPEFHNMGTTASSLALLPTGAVIAHVGDSRIYRLRGSVFEQMTFDHSLVWEVQASGQVHPDSALGQALPKNVITRSLGPNCDVQVDIEGPFEIEIGDKFLLCSDGLSGQVDDVEIATLLECLPDDLAAEVLVDLANLRGGPDNSTVVIATVTDGPLVSPEAKQMQSRDDDTLVFWGTIASIVACGISSITSVAFFLLQEPGPMIIAVIGAIISGVIAAMSYSSFKEQSRRRNLALRDGTTIPKAFGGNAPYRRYLAKPDETLYQRLGKTVEELRDAAKLKNWLMDWGQIDELQKQGAAAMQAGDGKSGISFQAKAIIETMHQLREQHDRSANETAIDH, via the coding sequence ATGTTCGTTCAAGTCATCTCAACGTCCTACTTTTTGAAACAACCTCGGGAAAAGCGATCGGTGTCGGAGTCTTGGAATCCTGGTGTTGTCTGTGCAGCGCGAACCGATGTCGGAATGCGCCGGACCAACAATCAAGATTCGCACTCCATGATCCCGGCGCAGTCGCGTGAACGTTTCGACGCCCGAGGACACCTGTTCGTCGTCGCCGATGGGATGGGGGCACACGCCGCTGGCGAGCTAGCCAGTAGCATGGCGACCGAACTGATCGCGATGAATTACTTTCGCTCGTCACCGATGTCAGCGAAAGACGCATTGCATGTCGCCGTCAGCGAAGCGAACGCGGAAATCTTCCAGCGTGGTCAGAAGAATCCCGAATTTCACAATATGGGAACCACCGCCAGCAGCCTCGCCTTGCTGCCGACCGGTGCCGTTATCGCACACGTGGGTGATTCGCGAATCTATCGGCTTCGCGGCAGTGTTTTCGAACAGATGACGTTTGACCATTCATTGGTCTGGGAAGTTCAGGCGAGCGGCCAGGTTCACCCGGATAGCGCACTTGGACAGGCACTGCCCAAAAATGTGATCACTCGATCGCTTGGCCCAAACTGCGATGTTCAAGTTGACATCGAAGGCCCTTTCGAGATCGAAATCGGTGACAAATTTCTGCTGTGTAGCGATGGCTTGTCCGGCCAGGTCGACGATGTCGAAATCGCCACACTGTTAGAGTGCTTACCCGATGATTTGGCGGCCGAAGTCTTAGTTGACTTAGCCAATCTTCGTGGCGGACCAGATAACTCCACCGTGGTGATCGCCACTGTTACGGACGGCCCGCTGGTCAGTCCCGAAGCCAAACAGATGCAATCCCGCGACGACGACACGCTGGTCTTCTGGGGTACAATCGCGTCGATCGTCGCCTGCGGCATTTCCTCGATCACCAGTGTGGCTTTCTTTCTGTTGCAAGAACCCGGGCCGATGATCATCGCTGTGATCGGAGCGATCATTTCGGGCGTCATTGCCGCGATGAGCTACAGCAGCTTTAAAGAACAGTCGCGGCGACGCAATCTTGCCCTGCGTGACGGAACAACGATTCCCAAAGCGTTCGGTGGAAACGCACCTTACCGAAGATACCTCGCCAAACCCGACGAAACGCTATACCAACGACTCGGTAAAACCGTCGAAGAACTCCGTGATGCAGCCAAGCTAAAAAACTGGCTCATGGACTGGGGCCAAATCGATGAACTGCAAAAGCAGGGTGCAGCCGCGATGCAGGCCGGTGACGGCAAATCAGGCATCAGCTTTCAGGCCAAAGCGATCATCGAAACGATGCACCAACTGCGCGAACAACATGATCGAAGCGCGAACGAAACGGCGATCGATCACTGA